From a region of the Apibacter sp. B3706 genome:
- a CDS encoding dihydroorotase, which yields MILIENATIINEGQSFIGSVLLEKDIISEIYRGEVPAEISAQSTKINAEGLWLIPGVIDDQVHFREPGLTHKGDIHSESRAALAGGVTSYMEMPNTNPQTTTIEALENKFALASQKSYANYSFYLGATNDNREELMKVNPKKVCGIKIFMGSSTGNMLVDNKKALETIFSEVNMLIAVHCEKEEIIKKNIEKYKAIYGEYIPIPCHPLIRSVEACYQSSFEAIELAHKYGTRLHVLHISTEKELSLFENKPLEEKKVTGEACVHHLWFTDEDYEKLGSKIKWNPAVKTKKDRDSILKAVVEDRLDVVATDHAPHLLSEKEGGCLQAASGGPLVQHSLVMMIELFKQGKITKEKVITKMCHAPAQLYQIKKRGYIRKGYYADLVLINPEKPYTVSQENILYKCRWSPLENITFSSSVEKTFLNGKLAYSEGEVKEVRGMALEFER from the coding sequence ATGATACTTATTGAAAACGCTACAATTATAAATGAAGGACAATCGTTTATAGGATCGGTTTTACTGGAAAAAGATATCATTTCCGAAATATACAGAGGCGAGGTTCCTGCGGAAATTAGCGCTCAATCAACCAAAATAAATGCAGAAGGTTTATGGCTGATTCCCGGAGTTATCGACGATCAAGTACATTTCAGAGAACCGGGATTAACCCATAAAGGAGATATTCATAGTGAAAGCCGTGCTGCTCTAGCCGGTGGAGTAACTTCATATATGGAAATGCCTAATACCAATCCACAGACCACAACAATTGAAGCCTTGGAAAATAAGTTTGCCCTTGCTTCACAAAAATCGTATGCGAACTATTCATTTTACCTGGGAGCGACCAATGATAATAGAGAAGAATTAATGAAAGTTAATCCCAAGAAGGTTTGCGGAATAAAAATATTTATGGGTTCATCCACAGGAAATATGCTGGTTGACAATAAAAAAGCCCTGGAGACTATTTTTTCTGAGGTTAATATGCTGATTGCAGTTCATTGCGAAAAAGAAGAAATTATAAAGAAAAATATCGAAAAATATAAAGCTATTTATGGCGAATATATACCCATACCCTGTCATCCTTTAATTAGAAGCGTAGAAGCTTGCTATCAATCCTCATTCGAGGCAATTGAATTAGCCCATAAATATGGAACACGTCTTCATGTTTTACATATATCCACAGAAAAAGAATTGAGTTTATTTGAAAATAAACCATTAGAAGAAAAGAAAGTTACCGGAGAAGCTTGCGTACACCATTTGTGGTTTACCGATGAAGATTATGAAAAATTAGGATCCAAAATAAAATGGAATCCAGCAGTAAAAACAAAAAAAGACCGAGATTCTATACTTAAAGCAGTTGTAGAAGATCGGTTAGACGTTGTTGCAACTGATCACGCTCCGCACTTATTGAGTGAAAAAGAAGGCGGATGCTTGCAAGCTGCCTCAGGAGGTCCTTTAGTACAACATTCTTTAGTAATGATGATAGAATTATTTAAACAAGGGAAAATTACCAAAGAAAAAGTTATTACTAAAATGTGTCATGCCCCGGCCCAACTGTATCAGATTAAAAAAAGAGGCTATATACGTAAAGGATATTATGCAGATTTAGTTTTGATTAATCCTGAAAAGCCATATACAGTATCACAAGAGAACATTCTTTACAAATGTCGATGGTCACCGTTAGAAAATATAACTTTTAGTTCATCCGTTGAAAAAACTTTTTTGAACGGAAAATTGGCTTACAGTGAAGGAGAAGTAAAAGAAGTAAGAGGAATGGCATTAGAATTTGAAAGATAA
- the ybaK gene encoding Cys-tRNA(Pro) deacylase — translation MSKQKIHKTNAARLLDLHKITYDLIPYEVDENDLSAIHVAEILGENINQVFKTLVLEGDKNGYFVCVIPGNEEINLKLMALLSGNKKCDLIPMKNLIGLTGYIRGACSPIGMKKLFPTYIEESCLNFDSIYISAGQRGLQIQLKAQDLIKLLQAKIFKNN, via the coding sequence ATGAGTAAGCAGAAAATACATAAAACGAATGCGGCGAGATTACTAGATTTACACAAAATTACATATGATCTTATTCCCTATGAAGTAGATGAAAATGATTTAAGCGCCATACATGTAGCAGAGATTTTAGGGGAAAATATAAATCAGGTTTTTAAAACCTTGGTATTAGAAGGGGATAAAAATGGTTATTTTGTTTGTGTAATTCCCGGAAATGAAGAAATTAATTTAAAGCTTATGGCATTATTATCCGGTAATAAAAAATGCGACTTGATTCCGATGAAAAATCTAATAGGATTAACGGGCTATATCAGAGGAGCATGCTCACCCATAGGCATGAAAAAATTATTTCCAACCTATATAGAAGAATCCTGCTTGAATTTCGATTCCATTTACATTAGTGCCGGACAAAGAGGATTACAAATTCAATTAAAAGCACAAGATTTAATTAAACTCCTTCAAGCAAAAATTTTTAAAAACAATTGA
- the thrS gene encoding threonine--tRNA ligase codes for MIKITLPDGSVKEFENSVTPLDIAKSISEGLARNTISAIVNGKQVEITDPITEDATVQLLTWNDDLGKKAFWHSSAHLLAQAIMEYYPNAKLTIGPAIENGFYYDVDFGDEVFSEKDFEKIEKKMLENAKKDSTFAIRSVSKNEALEAYKDNPFKTELIENLEDGSITFVTHDNFTDLCRGGHIPSTGIIKAVKVLNAAGAYWRGDEKNKQLVRVYGISFPKQKELTEYLERIEEAKKRDHRKLGKELQLFTFSEKVGAGLPLWLPKGAKLRQKLIDFLGAAQRKAGYEIVATPHIGHKDLYVTSGHYEKYGADSFQPIKTPNAGEEFLLKPMNCPHHCEIYRSSPWSYKDLPKRFAEFGTVYRYEQSGELHGLTRVRGFTQDDAHIFCTPDQLIGEFENVIDLVLYTFKSLGFNEFIAQVSLRDKENKEKYIGSDENWEKAENAIKQAAEKKGLPTVVEYGEAAFYGPKLDFMVKDALGRNWQLGTIQVDYNLPERFDLYYIGADNEKHRPVMIHRAPFGSLERFVAILLEHTAGDLPLWLSPEPFIILPISEKYVDYAKKVLDLMENSDICGRIDDRNEKTGKKIRDAEINKIPYMFVVGEKEASSDTVSIRKRGEGDLGTFSLEEVVTMMKKATNNQ; via the coding sequence ATGATAAAAATTACTCTTCCTGATGGAAGTGTGAAAGAATTTGAAAATTCCGTAACACCGTTGGACATTGCCAAATCCATATCTGAAGGTTTGGCTAGAAATACAATTTCTGCAATAGTAAATGGTAAACAAGTTGAAATTACTGATCCTATTACGGAGGATGCAACGGTACAATTATTAACATGGAATGATGATTTAGGTAAGAAAGCGTTTTGGCATTCTTCTGCCCACTTATTGGCACAGGCGATTATGGAGTATTATCCAAATGCCAAATTAACTATTGGTCCGGCCATTGAAAACGGATTTTATTACGATGTTGATTTTGGAGATGAAGTTTTTTCAGAAAAAGATTTTGAAAAAATTGAAAAGAAAATGTTGGAAAATGCCAAAAAAGACTCCACATTCGCAATCCGTTCTGTTTCCAAAAATGAAGCATTAGAAGCCTATAAAGATAATCCGTTTAAAACTGAATTAATTGAAAATTTAGAAGATGGATCGATCACATTTGTAACACACGATAATTTTACTGATTTATGTAGAGGTGGACATATTCCTTCTACCGGAATAATTAAAGCCGTAAAAGTATTAAATGCAGCAGGTGCTTATTGGAGAGGCGATGAGAAAAATAAACAGTTGGTTCGTGTCTATGGAATTTCTTTTCCAAAACAAAAAGAATTAACAGAATACTTAGAAAGAATAGAAGAAGCAAAAAAGCGTGATCATAGAAAATTAGGAAAAGAGCTACAATTATTTACTTTTTCCGAAAAAGTAGGAGCAGGATTACCTTTATGGTTACCAAAAGGAGCAAAACTAAGACAAAAACTTATTGACTTTTTAGGAGCGGCACAGCGAAAAGCAGGATATGAAATTGTAGCAACCCCTCATATTGGGCATAAAGATTTGTATGTTACCAGCGGACATTATGAAAAATACGGAGCAGATAGCTTCCAACCTATAAAAACACCTAATGCGGGTGAAGAATTTTTATTAAAACCGATGAATTGTCCACACCACTGTGAAATTTATCGATCTTCCCCTTGGTCGTATAAAGATTTACCGAAACGATTCGCAGAATTTGGAACCGTTTATAGGTATGAGCAAAGTGGAGAGTTGCATGGACTTACCCGAGTAAGAGGATTCACTCAGGATGACGCCCATATCTTTTGTACTCCGGATCAATTGATCGGGGAATTTGAAAATGTAATAGATCTCGTATTATATACATTTAAATCCTTAGGATTTAACGAATTTATTGCCCAAGTTTCATTGCGAGATAAAGAAAATAAAGAAAAATACATTGGAAGTGATGAAAATTGGGAGAAAGCTGAAAATGCGATTAAACAAGCAGCTGAAAAGAAAGGATTGCCGACAGTTGTTGAATATGGCGAAGCAGCTTTTTACGGACCAAAGCTCGATTTTATGGTTAAAGATGCCTTAGGTAGAAATTGGCAATTAGGTACTATTCAAGTAGACTATAATTTGCCTGAAAGGTTTGATCTTTATTACATAGGAGCAGATAATGAGAAACATCGTCCTGTAATGATACATAGAGCGCCTTTCGGTTCTTTGGAACGCTTTGTGGCCATTCTGTTAGAACACACTGCCGGAGATTTACCTTTATGGTTAAGTCCTGAACCATTTATTATACTTCCTATTAGTGAAAAGTATGTAGATTATGCAAAAAAAGTTTTGGATTTAATGGAAAATTCGGATATTTGCGGACGAATAGACGATCGTAACGAAAAGACAGGTAAAAAGATACGAGATGCAGAGATCAATAAAATTCCTTACATGTTTGTAGTAGGAGAGAAGGAAGCTTCCTCCGATACTGTGTCGATTCGTAAACGTGGAGAAGGAGATTTAGGTACTTTTTCTTTAGAAGAAGTAGTAACGATGATGAAAAAAGCAACAAATAATCAATAA
- the infC gene encoding translation initiation factor IF-3 produces MPKKQEPEHKINGKIDVPEVRLVGDNVTQGIYPIKEALAIAEDLELDLVMITESANPPVCRVVDYKKFLYEQKKKQKELKSKQTKVVVKEIRFGPQTDEHDFEFKKKHAQKFLEEGSKLKAYVFFKGRSIVFKDQGQILLLRLAQELEEWGKVEQMPKLEGKRMIMMMSPKK; encoded by the coding sequence ATCCCAAAGAAGCAAGAGCCAGAACACAAAATTAACGGAAAAATTGATGTTCCGGAAGTTCGTTTAGTAGGAGATAATGTTACTCAAGGAATCTATCCTATAAAAGAAGCATTAGCTATTGCCGAAGATTTAGAGTTGGATTTGGTAATGATCACAGAAAGTGCAAATCCACCTGTTTGTAGAGTTGTTGATTATAAAAAATTCCTGTACGAACAGAAAAAGAAGCAAAAAGAACTTAAATCTAAGCAAACCAAAGTAGTGGTTAAAGAAATTCGTTTTGGACCACAAACCGACGAACATGATTTCGAATTTAAAAAGAAACATGCTCAAAAATTTTTGGAAGAAGGTTCTAAACTAAAAGCTTACGTTTTCTTTAAAGGGCGTTCCATTGTTTTTAAAGACCAAGGACAAATTTTATTATTAAGATTAGCGCAAGAATTAGAAGAATGGGGTAAAGTAGAGCAAATGCCAAAGCTCGAAGGGAAAAGAATGATTATGATGATGTCTCCCAAAAAATAA
- the rpmI gene encoding 50S ribosomal protein L35, whose product MPKLKTKSGAKKRFSITGSGKIKRKHAFKSHILTKKSTKRKRNLTYSTLVDIADEKSVKRQLLIK is encoded by the coding sequence ATGCCAAAATTAAAAACAAAATCAGGTGCTAAAAAGCGTTTTTCAATTACCGGATCAGGTAAAATTAAAAGAAAACATGCATTTAAAAGTCACATTTTAACTAAAAAAAGCACAAAACGTAAACGTAATCTGACGTATTCTACTTTAGTAGATATCGCAGACGAAAAAAGCGTTAAAAGACAATTATTAATTAAGTAA
- the rplT gene encoding 50S ribosomal protein L20: MPRSVNSVASRARRKRVLKLAKGYYGRRKNVWTVAKNAVEKGLQYAYVGRKQKKRNFRALWIQRINAGVRQYGLSYSKFIGLLKEKNIDLNRKVLADLAMNHPEAFKAVVDTVKK, encoded by the coding sequence ATGCCAAGATCAGTCAATTCAGTAGCGTCAAGAGCGCGCAGAAAAAGAGTCCTAAAATTAGCTAAAGGCTATTACGGGAGAAGAAAAAATGTTTGGACAGTAGCGAAAAATGCTGTTGAAAAAGGTTTGCAATATGCCTATGTAGGTAGAAAGCAAAAGAAAAGAAATTTCAGAGCTTTATGGATACAGAGAATTAACGCAGGTGTCAGACAATACGGTCTTTCTTATTCTAAATTTATAGGTTTACTAAAAGAAAAAAATATAGATTTAAATAGAAAGGTTCTTGCAGATTTAGCTATGAACCATCCAGAAGCTTTCAAAGCGGTTGTGGATACTGTAAAAAAATAA
- the dnaB gene encoding replicative DNA helicase, whose product MEQLESKYNKIPKSNKIINLEKGKLPPQAIDLEEAVLGAMMIDKKGLDEIIDILSPEVFYKREHQLIYEAIEDLFKQTDPIDILTISNKLRSQGNLDAAGGDFYLIQLSNKISSSAHIEYHSRIILEKYILRKLIEISSNMIEKSYDETSDVFDLLDYSESQLYEITNGTLKRTFNEAKNLVSNALKKIKSLESKQGMSGIPSGFKHVDKITAGWQPSDLIIIAARPGMGKTAFILSMARNIAIGAETPIGVFSLEMSAEQLMMRMISSETGIESEKLRKANLSELEWQQLYSRVNKLENAPIFIDDSPGISVFDLRAKARRLVSQHGVKMIMIDYLQLMSAGGKGIGNREQEIATISRSLKAIAKELEIPVIALSQLSRSVETRGGSKKPLLSDLRESGAIEQDADIVTFIYRPEYYKLDTWEDGTPCTGQAEFIIAKHRNGALEDVRLRFTSSQAKFSDIDEDYFSVQESISSTTFESKINDETSFDSSINIPSINPSDSFGIDDTIDDQDSDMPF is encoded by the coding sequence ATGGAACAACTAGAATCTAAATACAATAAAATTCCTAAATCCAACAAAATCATTAACTTAGAAAAAGGAAAGCTTCCCCCTCAAGCTATTGATTTAGAAGAAGCTGTACTAGGTGCCATGATGATCGATAAAAAAGGGTTAGATGAAATTATAGATATTTTATCTCCCGAAGTATTTTATAAAAGAGAGCACCAACTAATTTATGAAGCCATAGAAGATCTTTTTAAGCAAACAGACCCTATTGATATTCTTACTATATCCAATAAATTACGATCTCAAGGTAATTTAGACGCTGCAGGAGGAGATTTTTATTTGATTCAACTTTCCAACAAAATATCTTCTTCGGCTCACATTGAATACCACTCAAGAATTATTCTTGAAAAATATATACTTAGGAAACTTATTGAAATATCATCTAATATGATTGAAAAATCGTATGATGAAACTTCAGATGTTTTCGATTTGTTGGATTATTCTGAAAGTCAGTTATATGAAATTACCAACGGTACTTTGAAACGAACATTCAATGAAGCGAAAAATTTAGTTTCCAATGCTTTAAAAAAGATTAAATCTTTAGAATCTAAACAAGGGATGAGCGGTATTCCTTCCGGATTTAAGCATGTGGATAAAATTACTGCCGGTTGGCAACCTTCGGATCTTATAATTATTGCAGCAAGACCCGGTATGGGTAAAACGGCTTTTATTCTTTCCATGGCCAGAAATATTGCCATAGGGGCTGAAACTCCTATCGGTGTATTTTCATTAGAAATGTCCGCGGAACAATTGATGATGCGTATGATATCCAGTGAAACCGGAATAGAATCTGAAAAGTTGAGAAAAGCGAATTTATCCGAATTAGAGTGGCAACAACTCTATTCCCGTGTTAATAAATTGGAAAATGCGCCGATATTTATAGATGATTCTCCCGGGATTTCTGTTTTCGATTTAAGAGCTAAAGCTCGTAGACTTGTTTCTCAGCATGGAGTAAAAATGATTATGATCGATTACCTCCAATTAATGTCGGCAGGAGGAAAAGGTATAGGAAATAGGGAGCAAGAGATCGCTACGATTTCTCGTTCATTAAAAGCTATTGCTAAAGAGCTTGAAATACCTGTTATAGCACTTTCGCAGTTATCCCGTTCTGTGGAAACTCGAGGAGGAAGTAAAAAACCTTTACTTTCGGACTTGAGGGAATCGGGGGCTATTGAACAGGATGCCGATATTGTAACCTTTATATATCGACCGGAATATTACAAATTAGATACTTGGGAAGACGGAACACCTTGTACAGGTCAAGCAGAATTTATTATTGCAAAGCATAGAAACGGTGCTCTGGAAGATGTTCGATTGCGTTTTACGAGTTCTCAGGCTAAATTTTCGGATATAGATGAAGATTATTTTTCCGTACAGGAAAGTATAAGTTCTACCACTTTTGAAAGTAAAATCAATGATGAAACTTCATTTGACAGTTCCATAAATATTCCATCTATTAATCCTAGCGATTCGTTTGGAATTGATGATACTATTGATGATCAGGATTCTGATATGCCTTTTTAA